GCAGACAACCACTGTCCGTTCAATTCGTCAACGTACTACGCGCAGTTTTGTGCGATTTGTTTTGCGGTTCTTCATCTTGCCGGCAAGCAGCTGCGCTAGCTTGTTGCCGTCGATGCGAACTGCGAACGGAATCGAGCCGTCCGACGAGGGAAGCTCGACCACTGCCCCGTGAAACCGCTTGTACAGGACGCAGTAGCCGTTGCTGTCCCACCACAGAATCTTCAGCTTGTCGCGTCGACGGCTGGCGTAGATGAACAATGCACCCGAACGAGGGTCTTGCCGCAGTGCATCGCGCGCCAACAGTGCGAGCCCATCACACCCGCGTCGCATGTCCACAGGCTCCGTATAGACAAAGATGCGCACCGTGGGCGGGATCATGATGGCACCTGGTGCAGCAGCAACTCGAGCAGCGAGCTTACGGCCTGCGCATCGAAGCGTTCTGGCATCCGTAGCCGGCAACGATTTGGCTGCCTCGATTTTCACTCCGGTCAGGGTTGCTCGTGCACTGTCAGCAGCAGGAACGCGGCGTCCCGGGCGTTTCGGCCGAGGAT
This sequence is a window from Pseudomonadota bacterium. Protein-coding genes within it:
- the tnpB gene encoding IS66 family insertion sequence element accessory protein TnpB (TnpB, as the term is used for proteins encoded by IS66 family insertion elements, is considered an accessory protein, since TnpC, encoded by a neighboring gene, is a DDE family transposase.), with translation MIPPTVRIFVYTEPVDMRRGCDGLALLARDALRQDPRSGALFIYASRRRDKLKILWWDSNGYCVLYKRFHGAVVELPSSDGSIPFAVRIDGNKLAQLLAGKMKNRKTNRTKLRVVR